In Lujinxingia litoralis, the following proteins share a genomic window:
- the atpA gene encoding F0F1 ATP synthase subunit alpha, which yields MDINIAEISSIIKKQIENYDSRMETSETGTVISIGDGIARVYGLESAMAGELLEFPGEVYGMVLNLEEDNVGVALLGSDRGIVEGDEVKLTGRIVDVPVGPALEGRVVNALGMPIDGKGPIDSELRSRIEVKAPGIIPRQSVGEPMQTGLKAIDSMVPIGRGQRELIIGDRQTGKTAVAIDTIINQKDTGVKCIYVAIGQKESTVAQTVEKLKRFGAMEYTTVVSATASQAAPLQYLAPYAGVAMGEYYRDNGQHALIVYDDLSKQAVAYRELSLLLRRPPGREAYPGDVFYIHSRLLERAAKMSDAEGGGSLTALPIIETQAGDVSAYIPTNVISITDGQIFLETDLFHSGVRPAINVGISVSRVGGAAQIPAMKNVAGTIRVDLAQYRELEAFSQFASDLDKTTQAQLAKGARLVEILKQTQYSPLEVARQVLIIFAANEGLLTSLDLSDLKAYEDGLYSFAESKDASIWEAIRGDKKFGKKAGTDAQSETTARALAILEEYTENFKAKHQEAAAE from the coding sequence ATGGACATTAACATCGCAGAGATCAGCTCCATCATTAAGAAGCAGATCGAGAACTACGACTCGCGCATGGAGACCAGCGAGACCGGTACGGTCATCTCGATTGGTGACGGTATCGCGCGCGTTTACGGTCTGGAGTCGGCGATGGCCGGCGAATTGTTGGAGTTCCCGGGCGAAGTCTACGGGATGGTCCTCAACCTGGAAGAGGACAACGTCGGTGTGGCGCTCCTCGGTAGTGACCGCGGCATCGTCGAAGGCGATGAGGTCAAGCTCACCGGTCGCATCGTGGACGTTCCGGTGGGTCCGGCGCTGGAAGGCCGCGTGGTCAACGCGCTGGGGATGCCCATCGACGGCAAGGGCCCGATCGACTCGGAGCTGCGCAGCCGTATTGAAGTCAAGGCGCCGGGCATCATCCCGCGGCAGAGCGTCGGCGAGCCGATGCAGACCGGGCTTAAAGCCATCGACTCGATGGTGCCGATCGGCCGTGGCCAGCGTGAGCTGATCATTGGTGACCGCCAGACCGGTAAGACCGCGGTGGCCATCGACACGATCATCAACCAGAAAGACACCGGCGTAAAATGCATCTACGTCGCCATCGGTCAGAAGGAGTCGACCGTTGCGCAGACCGTGGAGAAGCTCAAGCGCTTCGGGGCGATGGAGTACACCACGGTGGTCTCGGCAACCGCCTCGCAGGCCGCGCCGCTGCAGTACCTGGCTCCCTACGCCGGTGTGGCCATGGGCGAGTACTACCGCGACAACGGTCAGCACGCGCTGATCGTGTACGATGACCTCTCCAAGCAGGCCGTCGCGTACCGCGAGCTCTCGCTGCTGCTTCGTCGTCCGCCCGGACGTGAAGCCTACCCCGGGGACGTGTTCTACATTCACAGCCGTCTGCTGGAACGCGCCGCCAAGATGAGCGACGCCGAAGGTGGTGGTAGCCTCACCGCGCTGCCGATCATTGAGACGCAGGCCGGCGACGTCTCGGCGTACATCCCGACCAACGTCATCTCGATCACCGACGGTCAGATCTTCCTGGAGACCGACCTCTTCCACAGTGGCGTGCGCCCGGCGATTAACGTCGGTATCTCGGTGAGCCGCGTTGGTGGTGCCGCGCAGATCCCGGCGATGAAGAACGTCGCCGGTACCATCCGCGTGGACCTGGCGCAGTACCGTGAGCTGGAAGCGTTCAGCCAGTTTGCCTCGGACCTCGACAAGACCACCCAGGCCCAGCTGGCCAAGGGGGCGCGTCTGGTGGAGATCCTCAAGCAGACCCAGTACTCCCCGCTGGAGGTGGCCCGCCAGGTGCTGATCATCTTCGCGGCCAACGAGGGGCTGTTGACCTCGCTGGACCTGAGCGATCTCAAGGCCTACGAAGACGGACTCTACAGCTTTGCGGAGAGCAAGGACGCGTCCATCTGGGAGGCGATCCGCGGCGACAAGAAGTTCGGGAAGAAGGCGGGCACCGACGCCCAGAGCGAGACGACGGCCCGCGCGCTGGCGATCCTCGAAGAGTACACCGAGAACTTCAAAGCCAAACATCAAGAGGCCGCCGCCGAGTAA